The Streptomyces sp. NBC_01197 genome window below encodes:
- the crcB gene encoding fluoride efflux transporter CrcB: MNWLLVIVGAAVGAPLRYLADRRVQASHDTVFPWGTFAVNVSACLILGLVTGAVAAGAASSQVQLLAGTGLCGALSTYSTFSYETLRLAQDGARFLAAVNVTASVVAGLGAAFAGASLAQAFWG, from the coding sequence TTGAACTGGCTGCTCGTGATCGTGGGGGCCGCCGTCGGCGCCCCGCTGCGCTATCTCGCCGACCGCAGGGTCCAGGCGTCCCACGACACCGTCTTCCCCTGGGGGACCTTCGCCGTCAACGTCTCCGCCTGCCTGATCCTGGGGCTGGTCACCGGCGCGGTCGCCGCCGGGGCCGCGTCGTCACAGGTACAGCTGCTGGCCGGGACGGGGCTCTGCGGGGCGTTGTCGACGTACTCGACGTTCTCGTACGAGACCCTGCGCCTGGCGCAGGACGGAGCCCGCTTCTTGGCCGCCGTCAATGTCACGGCGAGTGTGGTGGCGGGGCTGGGTGCGGCGTTCGCGGGAGCGTCCCTGGCCCAGGCGTTCTGGGGCTGA
- a CDS encoding phosphatase PAP2 family protein has product MTAVSPMPLAFNGSHIDGSLFTTVTDFAHDTRWLNAPLESWTNIGLGVFAVLMVAGWWQARRRDSASMALALAVPVSVVVAFAAAEVVKKLVSEVRPCRSMPHAFIVETCPAPSDFAFPSGHTTTAAATVAALYLLNRKLCAIAALFALFEGFTRVYVGAHYPHDVLGSALLALPVAFLTSLALRRLATPLVERLRTGALAPVLTAGPAGAHAAG; this is encoded by the coding sequence ATGACTGCTGTCTCCCCGATGCCGCTGGCCTTCAACGGCTCACACATCGACGGTTCGCTGTTCACCACCGTCACGGACTTCGCACATGACACCCGATGGCTGAACGCGCCCCTGGAATCGTGGACCAACATCGGCCTTGGCGTGTTCGCGGTCCTCATGGTCGCCGGATGGTGGCAGGCCCGGCGCCGCGACAGCGCGTCGATGGCTCTCGCTCTGGCCGTGCCGGTGAGTGTCGTGGTCGCCTTCGCCGCGGCCGAGGTGGTCAAGAAGCTCGTATCGGAGGTGCGGCCCTGCCGCTCCATGCCGCACGCGTTCATCGTCGAGACCTGCCCGGCCCCCTCCGACTTCGCCTTCCCCAGCGGCCACACCACGACGGCCGCCGCCACTGTGGCGGCCCTCTATCTGCTGAACCGGAAGCTGTGCGCCATCGCCGCGCTCTTCGCGCTCTTCGAGGGCTTCACGCGCGTCTATGTCGGCGCGCACTACCCCCACGACGTCCTCGGCTCGGCTCTTCTCGCCCTCCCCGTCGCGTTCCTGACCAGCCTGGCCCTGCGCCGCCTCGCCACCCCGCTGGTCGAGCGGCTGCGCACCGGAGCCCTGGCCCCCGTACTGACCGCAGGACCGGCCGGGGCCCACGCGGCCGGCTGA
- the pepE gene encoding dipeptidase PepE, with translation MNLLLLSNSTQYGRGYLEHALDTVTGFLPQGARLAFVPYALADHDTYTARVRGALEPAGISVRGVHENSDPLAELAAADAVFIGGGNSFRLLSALYRTGLREAVREAVRGGLPYMGASAGTNMAAPTLRTSNDMPIVQPPSFDALGLVPFQINPHYLDPDPGSTHKGETRAERLTEFLEENDVPVLGLREGSWLRVEGAGATLAGERPGVLFTRGAPARELPVDTDVSELLGTEPRFDSPAA, from the coding sequence GTGAATCTCCTGCTGCTGTCCAACTCCACCCAGTACGGGCGCGGATACCTGGAACACGCCCTGGACACCGTCACCGGCTTCCTGCCGCAGGGCGCCAGGCTCGCCTTCGTGCCGTACGCCCTGGCCGACCACGACACGTACACCGCACGGGTGCGCGGCGCCCTGGAACCGGCCGGGATCTCCGTGCGCGGCGTCCACGAGAACAGCGACCCGCTGGCCGAACTGGCCGCCGCGGACGCCGTGTTCATCGGCGGCGGGAACTCCTTCCGGCTGCTGAGCGCCCTGTACCGTACGGGCCTTCGCGAGGCCGTACGCGAGGCTGTGCGCGGCGGGCTCCCCTACATGGGCGCCAGCGCGGGCACCAACATGGCCGCGCCCACGCTCCGCACCTCCAACGACATGCCCATCGTGCAGCCGCCGTCCTTCGACGCACTCGGCCTTGTGCCCTTCCAGATCAACCCGCACTACCTGGACCCGGACCCGGGCAGCACGCACAAGGGCGAGACGCGCGCGGAGCGTCTGACGGAGTTCCTGGAGGAGAACGACGTGCCCGTGCTGGGCCTGCGCGAGGGCAGCTGGCTGCGGGTGGAGGGAGCGGGGGCGACGCTGGCCGGGGAACGCCCGGGTGTCCTGTTCACCCGGGGCGCGCCCGCCCGGGAGCTGCCGGTGGACACCGATGTCTCCGAGTTGCTCGGCACCGAGCCGCGGTTCGACTCACCGGCGGCTTGA
- a CDS encoding IclR family transcriptional regulator: protein MAEIDLDRRKPAGALQTVDRALLVLLAFERTRPDWGVTEVAAEFGWDTSVAQRLLSTLAGRGFLVSDPATRRYRIGPAVLRLSRQWERSGSLELLAGPVLEELCHTTGDTVLFCLPDSFHMRCVAAEEGEAGPLRYYPLVGELYPAHAGATSKSYYAFLPDDQRHRLFRGRPMARFTDRTVTDADLLEEEFRRIRAQGYAWTIGEYDNGIATLAVPVFLGREPYGSLSLGGAEQLFPDGPEPRLDSLRKAAQLLEKRLTHPPQRTRRPRA, encoded by the coding sequence ATGGCCGAAATCGACCTGGACCGCCGGAAGCCCGCGGGCGCGCTGCAGACCGTCGACCGGGCGCTGCTCGTCCTGCTGGCCTTCGAGCGGACCCGGCCCGACTGGGGGGTGACCGAGGTGGCGGCCGAATTCGGCTGGGACACCTCCGTCGCCCAGCGCCTGCTTTCGACGCTGGCGGGCCGCGGCTTCCTGGTCTCCGACCCGGCCACCAGGCGCTACCGCATCGGCCCCGCCGTACTGCGGCTGAGCCGGCAGTGGGAGCGCTCGGGCTCCCTCGAACTGCTGGCGGGGCCGGTGCTGGAAGAGCTGTGCCACACCACCGGCGACACCGTGCTGTTCTGCCTGCCGGACAGCTTCCACATGCGCTGTGTGGCGGCGGAGGAGGGCGAGGCGGGACCGCTGCGGTACTACCCGCTGGTCGGCGAGCTGTATCCGGCGCACGCGGGCGCCACCAGCAAGTCCTACTACGCGTTCTTGCCGGACGACCAGCGCCACCGGCTCTTCCGCGGCCGCCCGATGGCCCGCTTCACCGACCGCACGGTCACCGACGCCGATCTGCTGGAGGAGGAGTTCCGGCGCATCCGCGCCCAGGGATACGCCTGGACGATCGGCGAGTACGACAACGGGATCGCCACGCTCGCCGTCCCGGTGTTCCTGGGCCGCGAGCCGTACGGCAGCCTCAGCCTGGGCGGCGCCGAGCAGCTCTTCCCCGACGGTCCCGAGCCCCGGCTCGACAGCCTCAGAAAGGCTGCCCAGCTCCTGGAGAAGCGGCTCACCCACCCGCCCCAGCGCACCCGGCGCCCACGCGCCTGA
- a CDS encoding fluoride efflux transporter FluC encodes MPEAPLPMTDDPVGSGPRAGLPVPVQSQPAAGRRAAQWPVLAAVSLGGMAGASARYGAALLWLTADGAFPWTTFVVNTAGCSVIGVFMVVISEARSVHRLVRPFFGTGVLGGFTTFSTYAVDIQGLVNGGHARTALAYLALTLLSALAAVWATASLTRRFVVRRRS; translated from the coding sequence ATGCCAGAGGCCCCGCTCCCGATGACGGACGACCCCGTCGGCTCCGGCCCCCGTGCGGGCCTCCCCGTCCCCGTGCAGTCACAACCGGCCGCTGGACGGCGGGCGGCGCAATGGCCCGTCCTGGCCGCGGTGTCACTCGGTGGAATGGCCGGGGCGTCCGCCCGGTACGGCGCGGCGCTCCTGTGGCTCACGGCCGACGGGGCCTTCCCCTGGACGACGTTCGTGGTCAACACCGCGGGCTGCTCGGTCATCGGGGTGTTCATGGTGGTCATCTCCGAGGCCCGGTCGGTCCACCGGCTCGTACGCCCCTTCTTCGGCACCGGGGTCCTGGGCGGCTTCACCACCTTCTCCACGTACGCCGTGGACATCCAGGGGCTCGTCAACGGGGGGCACGCCCGTACCGCGCTCGCGTACCTGGCGCTGACACTGCTCTCCGCACTGGCGGCCGTCTGGGCCACCGCCTCCCTGACCCGCCGCTTCGTCGTACGGAGGCGCTCGTGA
- a CDS encoding DUF1177 domain-containing protein — protein sequence MLKYVLDIVDLLDDPAADGKRVVEYLDAVAGPEGSGAGITTVAGERGSTDFVQVRIPGSHGRSSGGTARTLGVVGRLGGVGARPEVTGLVSDADGAAAALATAAKLLDMRRRGDVLPGDVIVATHICPDAPTEPHDPVPFMGSPVDIATMNRHEVAGEMEAVLSIDTTKGNRIINHKGLALSPTVKEGWVLRVSEQLGELLAVVTGEPLVTYPVTTQDITPYGNGAHHINSILQPATATAAPVVGLAITSAAAVPGCQTGASHETDIASAARFAVETAKVYAAGQLDFHDTVEFDNLVNRYGSLSHLQTLGRQPRES from the coding sequence ATGTTGAAGTACGTCCTGGACATCGTGGATCTGCTGGACGATCCCGCGGCCGACGGCAAGCGCGTCGTCGAGTACCTCGACGCGGTAGCGGGTCCCGAGGGGTCGGGCGCCGGGATCACCACGGTGGCCGGTGAGCGCGGATCCACCGACTTCGTGCAGGTCCGTATCCCGGGCAGCCACGGCCGGTCGTCGGGGGGTACGGCCCGCACCCTCGGTGTGGTCGGCCGGCTCGGCGGAGTGGGCGCCCGGCCCGAGGTGACGGGACTCGTCTCGGACGCCGACGGAGCGGCCGCCGCGCTGGCCACGGCCGCCAAGCTGCTCGATATGCGTCGCCGGGGCGATGTCCTGCCCGGCGACGTGATCGTCGCCACCCACATATGCCCGGACGCGCCCACCGAACCGCACGACCCGGTGCCGTTCATGGGTTCGCCGGTGGACATCGCCACCATGAACCGCCATGAGGTGGCGGGGGAGATGGAGGCGGTGCTCTCCATCGACACCACCAAGGGCAACCGCATCATCAACCACAAGGGCCTCGCCCTGTCGCCCACCGTCAAGGAGGGCTGGGTACTGCGGGTGAGCGAGCAGCTCGGTGAGCTGCTCGCCGTCGTGACGGGTGAGCCGTTGGTCACATACCCCGTGACGACGCAGGACATCACTCCGTACGGTAATGGGGCGCATCACATCAATTCGATTCTGCAGCCCGCCACGGCGACCGCCGCTCCGGTCGTCGGCCTCGCGATCACGTCGGCTGCCGCGGTGCCGGGCTGCCAGACGGGCGCGAGCCACGAGACGGACATCGCGTCCGCCGCCCGCTTCGCCGTCGAGACCGCCAAGGTCTACGCCGCCGGACAACTCGACTTCCACGACACGGTGGAGTTCGACAACCTCGTCAACCGCTATGGGTCGCTGTCGCACCTGCAGACCCTCGGCCGCCAGCCCAGGGAGTCATGA